The following are from one region of the Nicotiana tomentosiformis chromosome 7, ASM39032v3, whole genome shotgun sequence genome:
- the LOC104118816 gene encoding protein S40-7-like: MDQNGVVAFRHRRSPSSDRFLGVFSPPQTDSTIAGDELNEDDVFWTGDFTEPQRRSTSPASSNSFRRQTFRQPEKFGILAALPEDYRKLNRPVVYRKRSITSSPSSPISSSPMPSLRAFPTIPKPPLDRENSYNRNNYSQTMPARKFQHSAPVNVPMMPKKATPRNGELADVEIDDDEGGYDEMLPPHEIVAGGGSSRSPKTTFSVLEGVGRTLKGRDLRQVRNAVFRQTGFLD; the protein is encoded by the coding sequence ATGGACCAAAACGGTGTCGTAGCTTTTCGCCACCGTCGTTCGCCGTCCTCCGATCGATTTCTCGGCGTATTCTCTCCACCGCAGACTGATAGTACTATCGCCGGCGATGAGCTTAACGAAGATGATGTTTTCTGGACCGGAGACTTCACTGAACCTCAGCGCAGATCTACTTCCCCTGCTTCTTCAAACAGTTTCCGTCGGCAAACCTTCCGTCAGCCGGAGAAATTCGGTATTCTCGCTGCATTGCCTGAGGATTACCGGAAACTTAACCGTCCGGTTGTTTATCGGAAACGTTCGATAACTTCCTCACCTTCGTCGCCGATTTCGTCTTCGCCGATGCCGTCTTTGCGAGCTTTTCCGACGATTCCGAAGCCACCATTGGACAGAGAAAATAGCTATAACCGTAATAACTATTCACAAACGATGCCGGCGAGGAAGTTCCAACACTCGGCTCCAGTGAACGTTCCGATGATGCCGAAGAAGGCGACGCCGAGAAACGGCGAGCTTGCTGACGTGGAAATCGATGACGATGAGGGCGGCTACGATGAGATGCTTCCGCCTCATGAGATCGTAGCGGGAGGAGGATCCTCTAGATCACCTAAAACCACGTTTTCGGTGCTCGAAGGCGTCGGAAGAACACTCAAAGGGAGAGACCTTCGTCAAGTTCGAAATGCTGTTTTTCGCCAAACAGGTTTTCTAGATTGA
- the LOC104118815 gene encoding beta-fructofuranosidase, insoluble isoenzyme 1-like isoform X2 has translation MPSNIQIDPNAPMYYNGVYHLFYQYNPKGSTMNNIVWAHSVSKDLINWINLEPAIYPSKPFDKYGTWSGSATILPGNKPIILYTGVVDANMTQVQNYAVPANLSDPYLREWNKPDNNPLIVPDISITKTQFRDPTTAWMGKDGHWRIVVGSSRNRGGLAILYRSRNFMKWIKAEHPLHSSAKTGNWECPDFFPVSLQGSNGLDASYNGKYVKYVLKNSLPVAAFEYYTIGTYDAKQDRYIPDNTSVDGWKGLRLDYGIFYASKSFYDPSKDRRIVWGWSYELDGLPNNENNKGWAGIQAIPRKVWLDFSGKQLVQWPIEELKTLRKQNVRLSNKRLDNGEKIEVKGITASQADVEVTFSFSSLDKAEPFDPSWADLYAQDVCAIKGSTVPGGLGPFGLATLASQNLEEYTPVFFRVFKAQENFKVLMCSDATRSTTQHYNAMCKPSFAGYVDVDLVDKKLSLRSLIDNSVVESFGAGGKLCITSRAYPTLAIHDKAHLFAFNNGTEMITIETLDAWSMDTPKIN, from the exons ATGCCTTCAAACATACAAATAGACCCCAATG CACCAATGTATTACAATGGAGTCTATCATCTATTCTACCAGTACAATCCAAAAGGATCAACAATGAACAACATTGTTTGGGCTCATTCAGTCTCAAAAGACTTAATCAATTGGATTAATTTAGAGCCTGCAATTTATCCATCCAAACCATTTGACAAATATGGAACATGGTCTGGTTCAGCAACTATTCTCCCTGGTAACAAGCCCATTATTTTGTACACTGGAGTGGTAGATGCCAACAtgacccaagtccaaaattacgccGTCCCGGCCAACTTATCCGATCCATATCTCCGTGAATGGAACAAGCCCGATAACAACCCGTTGATCGTCCCGGATATCAGCATCACCAAGACCCAATTTCGTGACCCGACAACAGCTTGGATGGGCAAAGATGGTCATTGGAGAATTGTGGTAGGAAGTTCAAGAAACCGTGGTGGGTTGGCAATATTGTATAGAAGTAGGAATTTCATGAAATGGATCAAGGCTGAGCATCCACTTCATTCATCTGCCAAAACAGGAAATTGGGAATGCCCAGATTTTTTTCCTGTTTCCTTGCAAGGTTCTAATGGTTTAGATGCATCGTACAACGGAAAATATGTTAAGTACGTTCTCAAGAATAGCCTTCCTGTTGCCGCGTTTGAGTACTACACAATTGGTACATATGATGCCAAACAAGATAGGTATATTCCAGATAACACTTCAGTCGATGGTTGGAAAGGATTGAGACTTGACTATGGCATTTTCTACGCGTCTAAGTCGTTCTACGACCCTAGTAAGGACCGAAGAATCGTGTGGGGTTGGTCTTATGAATTAGATGGTCTCCCCAATAATGAAAACAACAAAGGATGGGCTGGAATTCAGGCTATCCCGCGTAAAGTATGGCTTGATTTCAGTGGTAAACAATTAGTTCAATGGCCTATTGAAGAATTAAAAACTCTAAGAAAGCAAAATGTCCGATTGAGCAACAAAAGGCTGGATAATGGAGAAAAGATTGAAGTTAAAGGAATCACAGCGTCGCAG GCTGATGTTGAAGTGACATTCTCCTTCTCTAGCTTAGACAAGGCAGAGCCATTTGATCCTAGTTGGGCTGATCTTTATGCACAAGATGTTTGTGCAATTAAGGGTTCAACTGTTCCAGGTGGGCTTGGGCCATTTGGCCTTGCAACATTGGCTTCTCAAAACTTAGAAGAATACACACCTGTTTTTTTCAGAGTGTTCAAAGCTCAAGAAAATTTTAAGGTTCTTATGTGCTCTGACGCCACAAG GTCTACCACTCAACATTATAATGCAATGTGCAAACCCTCATTTGCTGGATATGTAGATGTGGACTTAGTGGACAAAAAGTTATCTCTTAGGAGTTTG ATTGATAACTCAGTAGTGGAAAGTTTTGGTGCTGGTGGCAAATTATGCATAACATCAAGGGCTTATCCAACATTAGCAATTCACGACAAAGCACATTTATTTGCCTTCAACAATGGTACAGAGATGATCACAATCGAGACTCTAGATGCCTGGAGCATGGATACACCTAAAATAAACTAA